From the Hevea brasiliensis isolate MT/VB/25A 57/8 chromosome 15, ASM3005281v1, whole genome shotgun sequence genome, one window contains:
- the LOC110658022 gene encoding RING-H2 finger protein ATL46: MSESRENRWLMEHTHLKMSWIQYQIKQKDGYLTYPPPLSPSSMSPYTTAFHKESTPSSSSPPSSGTRISPAVLFIIVILAVLFFISGLLHLLVRFLIKHPSSSASSQSNRYPEISGPDALQRQLQQLFHLHDSGLDQAFIDALPVFQYREIVGLKEPFDCAVCLCEFSEKDKLRLLPMCSHAFHINCIDTWLLSNSTCPLCRGTLFTPGFSIENPMFDFDDLREDDGCPGNVENGFSSSQKIVEIEEPVVEKGILPVRLGKFRRLNDGTGEEAGGETSSSNLDARRCFSMGSYQYVLGESDLRVPLCTDRHGCEVKLEKRADQNGSLSVDGDLEGKKISSVTKRESFSVSKIWLWSKKGRFSSSSDAQMGMPSSLNMDLSWMGKTQEH, encoded by the coding sequence ATGTCAGAGAGCAGAGAGAATAGATGGTTGATGGAGCATACCCATTTGAAGATGTCATGGATTCAGTATCAAATCAAGCAAAAAGATGGTTATTTGACATATCCGCCTCCTCTTTCTCCTTCTTCAATGTCTCCATATACTACCGCTTTCCATAAAGAATCAACCCCTTCATCTTCATCCCCACCGTCTTCTGGTACAAGAATTAGCCCTGCAGTTCTCTTCATTATAGTGATTCTTGCAGTACTATTTTTCATCTCTGGTTTGTTGCACTTGCTTGTTAGATTCCTTATAAAACATCCATCTTCCTCGGCTTCCTCTCAATCTAATAGATACCCTGAAATCTCTGGCCCAGATGCTCTTCAAAGACAACTACAGCAGCTTTTCCATCTCCACGATTCTGGTCTGGATCAAGCTTTTATAGATGCTCTTCCTGTTTTTCAGTACCGAGAAATTGTCGGTCTAAAAGAGCCATTTGATTGTGCTGTTTGTCTATGCGAGTTCTCTGAGAAAGACAAGCTGAGATTGCTTCCTATGTGTAGCCATGCTTTCCATATCAATTGCATAGATACTTGGCTATTATCGAATTCTACATGCCCTCTTTGTAGAGGGACCCTTTTTACTCCTGGGTTTTCCATTGAAAACCCAATGTTTGATTTTGATGATCTAAGAGAAGATGATGGATGTCCTGGTAATGTAGAAAATGGGTTCTCTTCTAGTCAAAAAATTGTGGAAATTGAAGAACCTGTTGTTGAAAAGGGGATTTTACCAGTGAGACTTGGTAAATTCAGGAGGCTGAATGATGGAACAGGGGAGGAGGCAGGAGGAGAGACTAGCAGCAGTAATTTAGATGCAAGAAGATGTTTTTCAATGGGTTCGTACCAGTATGTGCTTGGTGAGTCGGACCTGAGGGTTCCCTTGTGCACTGACCGGCATGGATGCGAAGTTAAGCTTGAGAAAAGGGCTGACCAGAATGGAAGCCTTTCAGTTGATGGGGATTTGGAGGGAAAGAAGATTAGTAGTGTAACCAAACGCGAGAGCTTCTCTGTATCTAAGATTTGGCTTTGGTCTAAAAAGGGCAGGTTTTCGAGCTCCTCAGATGCTCAGATGGGTATGCCTTCTTCCCTTAACATGGATTTGTCATGGATGGGTAAAACACAAGAACATTAA